The Bombus vancouverensis nearcticus chromosome 17, iyBomVanc1_principal, whole genome shotgun sequence genome has a window encoding:
- the Yif1 gene encoding yip1d-interacting factor 1 isoform X1, translated as MNYNHSSPRRGKPKRLLDPSAGISASASMPQSPYMYNQQIPMDNGIVPEYGYNMPEQQPPPYGFNMTPMQHYLPPESRGDEYATSQFATQLLTQPVVTNMAVQYGNVLVGSGKQQFEKYVPVSALKYYFAVDTNYVASKLALLFFPFTHKDWSVKYEQDAPLQPRYETNAPDMYIPTMAFLTYIVSAVLVSGTQERFTPEQLSILASTALAWGVIELVVHIVSLYVMNLETSLSTLDLLAYCGYKYVGMNTALLVSLLFRKFGYYIVLLYFSASLGFFLIRSLKLRVIPQNSPYTASGNKRRLYFILFVAGIQPVLMWWLSYHLV; from the exons ATGAATTATAATCATTCAAGTCCGCGGCGAG GGAAGCCAAAAAGATTACTTGATCCATCTGCTGGTATTTCTGCATCAGCATCGATGCCTCAGAGCCCATACATGTATAATCAGCAG ATTCCTATGGATAATGGTATAGTACCAGAGTATGGTTACAACATGCCAGAACAACAGCCTCCACCATATGGATTTAATATGACGCCGATGCAACATTACCTACCTCCTGAAAGTCGTGGCGATGAATATGCAACCTCACAATTTGCGACGCAATTATTGACACAGCCAGTAGTTACAAACATGGCTGTACAATATGGAAATGTTTTGGTTGGATCTGGGAAAcagcaatttgaaaaatatgtgCCAGTTTCagctttaaaatattattttgctGTTGACACAAATTATGTTGCTTCGAAACTAGCTTTGTTATTTTTTCCATTTACTCATAAA GACTGGTCTGTGAAGTACGAACAAGATGCTCCATTACAACCACGTTATGAAACAAATGCACCAGATATGTATATTCCAACAATGGCGTTTTTAACATACATAGTTTCAGCTGTATTAGTTTCAGGAACTCAAGAACGTTTCACCCCAGAACAGTTAAGTATTTTGGCTAGTACTGCTCTTGCTTGGGGAGTCATAGAACTAGTTGTGCATATTGTAAGCCTCTATGTGATGAATCTTGAGACAAGCCTTTCAACATTAGATTTGTTAGCTTACTGCGGTTATAAATATGTCGGTATGAATACAGCTCTTTTGGTTTCCTTGTTATTTCGAAAATTTGGCTATTACATAGTTTTATTGTACTTCAGTGCGTCTTTAGGGTTTTTCCTTATACGGTCACTAAAGCTAAGAGTCATTCCACAAAATAGCCCGTACACAGCTTCTGGAAATAAGAGGAGACTCTATTTTATACTATTTGTAGCAGGTATTCAACCTGTGCTAATGTGGTGGTTATCTTATCATTTGGTTTAA
- the Yif1 gene encoding yip1d-interacting factor 1 isoform X2, translated as MPQSPYMYNQQIPMDNGIVPEYGYNMPEQQPPPYGFNMTPMQHYLPPESRGDEYATSQFATQLLTQPVVTNMAVQYGNVLVGSGKQQFEKYVPVSALKYYFAVDTNYVASKLALLFFPFTHKDWSVKYEQDAPLQPRYETNAPDMYIPTMAFLTYIVSAVLVSGTQERFTPEQLSILASTALAWGVIELVVHIVSLYVMNLETSLSTLDLLAYCGYKYVGMNTALLVSLLFRKFGYYIVLLYFSASLGFFLIRSLKLRVIPQNSPYTASGNKRRLYFILFVAGIQPVLMWWLSYHLV; from the exons ATGCCTCAGAGCCCATACATGTATAATCAGCAG ATTCCTATGGATAATGGTATAGTACCAGAGTATGGTTACAACATGCCAGAACAACAGCCTCCACCATATGGATTTAATATGACGCCGATGCAACATTACCTACCTCCTGAAAGTCGTGGCGATGAATATGCAACCTCACAATTTGCGACGCAATTATTGACACAGCCAGTAGTTACAAACATGGCTGTACAATATGGAAATGTTTTGGTTGGATCTGGGAAAcagcaatttgaaaaatatgtgCCAGTTTCagctttaaaatattattttgctGTTGACACAAATTATGTTGCTTCGAAACTAGCTTTGTTATTTTTTCCATTTACTCATAAA GACTGGTCTGTGAAGTACGAACAAGATGCTCCATTACAACCACGTTATGAAACAAATGCACCAGATATGTATATTCCAACAATGGCGTTTTTAACATACATAGTTTCAGCTGTATTAGTTTCAGGAACTCAAGAACGTTTCACCCCAGAACAGTTAAGTATTTTGGCTAGTACTGCTCTTGCTTGGGGAGTCATAGAACTAGTTGTGCATATTGTAAGCCTCTATGTGATGAATCTTGAGACAAGCCTTTCAACATTAGATTTGTTAGCTTACTGCGGTTATAAATATGTCGGTATGAATACAGCTCTTTTGGTTTCCTTGTTATTTCGAAAATTTGGCTATTACATAGTTTTATTGTACTTCAGTGCGTCTTTAGGGTTTTTCCTTATACGGTCACTAAAGCTAAGAGTCATTCCACAAAATAGCCCGTACACAGCTTCTGGAAATAAGAGGAGACTCTATTTTATACTATTTGTAGCAGGTATTCAACCTGTGCTAATGTGGTGGTTATCTTATCATTTGGTTTAA